The window GCCCATCTTATCTCCATCTCTGTGCCCTTCCTATCGCATCCTGGTTTCTgtcatccccatccctgtcatTGCCCCCATCTCACTCCTGTCTCATTGCTAcacccctgcccacccctgtgCCCACCAGTGTCCCCCACTCCTCTGCCCACCCCTGGCCCTGGTGTCCCCCACCctgtgtccctgtccccagtGTCCCCCATGCTATGACCCTGTCCCAGGTGTCCCCCACCCCATGACCCTGTCCCAGGTATCTGCCACATCATGACCCTGTGCCCAGTGTCTCCCACCCTGTGTCCGTGTCCCCCATGCTATGACCCTCTCCCTGGTGTCCCCCATCCCATGACCCTCTCCCTTGTGTCCCCCACCCCATGACCCtgtccccagtgccccccaccccctgtcCCTGTGCCCCCTGTGACGCCGTGGGTGCCGCAGGTGTTCTCCAGCGAGGGGCAGTTCCGGCTGCGGTTTGGGGTCCGTGGGCGCTCCCCGGGGCAGCTGCAGCGCCCCACGGGGGTCACTGTGGACACTAACGGCGACATCATCATCGCCGACTACGACAACCGCTGGGTCAGCGTCTTCTCGCCCGAGGGCAAGTTCAAGGTCAGGGCAGGGGGGCACAGGGGGCACTGCTGGGGTCTGCTGGCACGTGGTGGGGGCTGGTGGGTCATGGTTGGCTGTGGTGGGGTCTGGTGGGTCCTGGTTGGGTGAGGTTGGATGTGGTGGAGCTTGATTGGATGTGGTGGGTCCCAGTGGACTGCGGTGGGTCCTGGCAGACTACGGGGCGTgtctgggcagtgccaggggtAGCCCCTGGCAGGCTGTGAGGGGTCCGGGCGGTGCGGAGCAGGCTGCGGGGGGGTCCGGGCGGAGCGGGCGGTGCGGCGCAGCCCCGGAGCCGCCCTGGCGCCTGACGCCTGCCCCCTGTTGGCCGCAGAGCAAGATCGGCGCCGGGCGGCTGCTGGGCCCCAAGGGCGTGGCCGTGGACCGCAATGGCCACATCGTGGTGGTTGACAACAAAGCCTGCAGCGTCCTCACCTTCCAGCCCAGCGGCAAACTGCTCACCAAGTTCGGCACCCGCGGCACGGCCGACAAGCAGTTCGCAGGTGCCCAGGCAGCACCCGCCGCGGGCACCCCTACCCCCACGGGCACAATCGCCCGGGGGCACCAGGGCACGGGGATGGAGCTGGGACTgggctctgggctgcagctccaggctcaGCTTCTGGGGCTGGGCTTGAAGCTCAGCTTCTGGGTTCTAGGCTGGCACCATGGGCACAGCTCATGGCCTGGGGGTGGTGGCACCTccatgcccagggctggggctggggttggGTTCTGGGCTGGAGCCCCAGCCTCAGCTTCTGGGTCTGGTGATGGGATGGCACCGTGGGGCATGGCACAGCTCTTGGCCTGGGGGTGGTGGCAGCTCcgtgcccagggctggggaaggcttTGGGGTTGGGCTCAGGTTCTGGGTCCTGGGCTGGAGCTCCAGGCTCAagttccagttctgggcttggCTTTTGGGTCTGGGATGGCACCACAGGGACACGGCACAGCTCATggcttggtggtggtggcacctctgtgcccagggctgggatTGAATCTGGGGctctgggttcaggtttggggctCAGGTCTGGGTTCTGGGTTACTGCTGGGCTCTGGGGTTGGGTTCTCAGTTAGGTTCTGGGCTCTGAGCTCTGGTTCTGGGTTCTAGGCTGGGACTGGATCTGGGTTCTAGGCTGGGGCTCTGCTTCTGCGTTCTGGGCTCCAGGTTCCAGATCCCAGTCCTGCTCCTGGCTCATGCTTGGGGCTCCAGCTTCTGGGTCCCACCATGGGCTGGGCATGGACCCCTTGTGCCATCTCCCAGAGTGCTGTGTGGCACCACTGGGCACTAGCCAGGCACCAGCCATGCCCAGGCCCTGCCCTGGTGCCCTGACACTGTGCCCCCCCAGGGCCTCACTTCGTGGCTGTCAACAACAAGAATGAGATTGTGGTCACCGACTTCCACAACCACTCCGTCAAGGTGGGCACCAGCCCTGGCCCTTCTGCCACCCCCAGTGCCAcccccctgctgccaccccgcTGCTGtacccctgctgccacccccagTGCCactcccctgctgccaccccataGTGCCATCCCCCAGTGCTGTGTCCCCACTGCCATCCCCCGGTGCCAtccccctctgcctcccccagTGCCATCCTCCTGTGCTATCTCCTAGTGTTATGCCCCTGGTGCTGTGTCCCCAGTGCCACCCCCCTGGTGCCATCCCCCTACTCCCAACTCCGGGCTCCATCCCCTATTCGGTGACCACCTGGTGCCATGCCCCTGATGCCATCCCCTCAGTGCCACCTCCTCGTGCCATCTCCCTGATGCCATCCCCCTGATGCCATCCCCCAAGTACCATGTCCTGGTGCCATACTCTTAGAGCCATGGTGCCATGCCCCTGGAGCTGTCCTGCTGGTACCACCCGCTGATGCCATCCCCCCAGTGCCACCCTCCTGGTGCCATTCCCCCTGTGCCATCCCCCAGGTACCACGCTGTGGTGCCATGCGCCTAGTGCCATCTCCATGGTGGCACACCCCCCTGGAGCTGGCCTGCTGGTACCACTACTTGGTGCCATCCCCCCTGGTGCCATTCTCTGCATGCCATCCCCCCTGCTACCATCCCCCTGGTGCCCTCAGCGGTGCCCCCGGCGGTGCCCCCAGCGGTGCCATCGTTGGTGCCCACGGTGCCCGCAGGTGTACAGCGCGGATGGGGAGTTCCTGTTCAAGTTCGGGTCGCACGGGGAGGGCAATGGGCAGTTCAATGCCCCCACCGGGGTGGCAGTGGATGCCAACGGCAACATCATCGTGGCAGACTGGGGCAACAGCCGCATCCAGGTGCCAGGGCACGGGGGGCacggggaggggggagggataCAGGGAAGCGGGCACAGCAGGGGGCACAGCAGGGGGCACCCAGGGATGGGGGCACAGGGGACACAGGGTGGGGGGACAGGGCAGGACACAATGAGACCCGGCCTGGCACCAGGGaggtgccaccagcagcctgtccttgtccccatcctgtccctatcctgtccccatcctgtgcccatccccatcctgtccccacctGCCCTCATGCCCCACCTTAGGGGGGTCTCTGCAGGGGGCAAAGTCTCTGCATTCCAGAGGGGCAtcagggcactgggaggggctGGGCTGTGTGTGGGGGTACTGGGGGCATCAGGGACAGTGGCACACTGGGGGGTGTTGGGGACACCTCTGGGGACACCACTGGGGACACAGGTActggtgctggtggcactggggacacTGGGGACTGGTGGCATGGGTGGTGCTGggcacagtgagggtgctggtgacCGGTGCCatgggtggtgctgggcagagTAAGGGTGCTGGGCAgactgggggtgctgggcagaGTGGTGGTACTGggcacagtgagggtgctgggcacagtgaaggtgctgagcacagtgGTGGTACTGggcacagtgagggtgctgggcagAGTGGTGGTGCTGCGCACAGTGGGGGTGCTGGGCACAGTGAGGGTACTGGGCagagtggtggtgctgggcacagtgagggtgctgggcaTAGTGAGGGTACTGGGCagagtggtggtgctgggcacagggtgctgggcatagtgagggtgctgggcagagtggtggtgctgggcacagtgagggtgctggacagagtggtggtgctgggcacagTGGGGGTGCTGGGCACAGTGAGGGTACTGGGCagagtggtggtgctgggcacattggtggtgctgggcagagtggtggtgctgggcgcagtggtggtgctgggtgcaaTGAGAGTGCAGGGCACagtggtgctgggcacagcggtggtgctgggtgcagtGAGAGTGCAGGGCacagtggtggtgctgggtgcagcGGTGGCGCAGGGCAGGggtgaggcagggctggggtgaggcaggggaggggtgaggcagggctggggtgagcAGCTGGCACTGTGCCCCCCGCAGGTGTTCGACAGCTCTGGCTCCTTCCTGTCCTACATCAACACCACTGCAGATCCTCTCTATGGCCCCCAGGGGCTGGCACTGGCCCCCGACGGCCACGTCCTGGTGGCTGACTCTGGGAACCACTGCTTCAAGGCATACAGATACCTGCAGTAGCCTTGGGGacatgggcacagccctgggcacaaCCCTGGGGACATGGGGACGCAGCCTCTGCTTCAAGGCCTACAGATACCTGCAGTGGCCTTAGGGACAGCCCTGGGGACCCCTGGGACAGCCTTGGGGACATCGACTCAGCAACTGCTTCGAGACCTCCTGCtacccacagcagccagcaccatgGGGACAGTCCCAGGGACATCGACCCAAGCACTGCTTCGAGGCCTACTGCTACCTGGGACAGTCTTGGGGACCCTGGGGACAGCCTCGGGGACAGTGACCCAGGCACAGCCTCAAGggctgccactgcctgcagcagagctggggacagcctTGGGGACAAGAAGTCAACCACTGCTTCGGGAGCTGCCACCATGACGGAGACACTGGGGACAGCCCTGGGGACAAGGTGGCAGCCACAGCTTCAGGAACTCCtagccacagcagccagcaccttGGGGACAGTGacccagccacagctccagaacctgccactgcctgcagctgtcaCCACCAAGGGGGCACCAggggcaggctgccagggaCAGAGGCCACCAGGCCCCCAGAGGGTGCCCCATGGCCACCCATAGCCACCCCTGCCCCCTGGCTGCTGTTGGCCCCCAGGTGCTGCCCCACAGCCAAAGCAGCCCTACAGCCACCATGGCCTTTGTCACCCCCCTGCTGTCACTGACTGCCAGGtgctgccccacagccaccaTTGCCCCCCAGGTGTCACCCCCCCAAGTGCCACCCCCTTGGCCTCTGCGTGCACTTTATCTGGgggggcagggatggggcagccaTGAGGCTGTGCTCATCCCCCCCCAAGCTCCtgccccagagccctgctgctgggggtgcaaaggggagctggggggcagTGGCAGGTCCTGgagcttcctgctgcagagcagggtggggTGGGGCTGGCACACACCAACTCTGTACAAAATAAAGTCTGCTGGAGGTAGCCTGCCCCAGAGATCCTGCCCCAGGGATCCTGCCCCAGGGATCCTGACCAGAGAGTGTGCCCCAGAGACTCTACCCCATAGATCCTACCCAACAGATCCTGCCGCATGGAGGTCTGCAGGTCACAACCCCAGCAGGTCACACACTCAGCAGGTCACATCCCCTGCAGGTCACATTCTCAGCAAGTCACATCCTGAGCAGGTCACAGTCCCTGCAGGTCACATCCTCAGCAGGTCACATCCCCTGCAAGTCACATCCTCAGCAAGTCACATCCGCAGCAGGTCACAGTCCCTGCAGGTCACATCCTCAGCAGGTCACATACTCAGCAGGTCACATCCCCTGCAGGTCACATCCTCAGCAGGTCACATCCCCAGCAGGTCACATCCTCAGCAGGTCACATCCCCTGCAAGTCACATCCTCAGCAGGTCACATCCCCAGCAGGTGACATCCCCTGCAGGTCACATCCTCAGCAAGTCACATCCCCTGCAGGTAATAGCAGGTCACATCCCCAGCAGGTCACATCCTCATCAAGTCACATCCTGAGCAGGTCACAGTCCCTGCAGGTCACATCCTCAGCAGGTCACATCCCCTGCAGGTCACATGCTCTGCAGGTCACATTCTCTACAGGTCACATTCCCTGCAGGTCACATCCCCAGCAGGTCACATTCCCTGCAGGTCACATCCTCAGCAGGTCACATCCTCAGCAGGTCACATCCCCTGCAGGTCACATCCCCAGCAGGTCACGTCCCCAGCAGGTCACATCCCCAGCAGGTCACATCCCCTGCAGGTCACATCCCCAGCAGGTCACATCCCCAGCAGGTCACAGTCCCTGCAGGTCACATCCCCAGCAGCTCACATCCTGAGCAGGTCACAGTCCCTGCAGGTCACATCCCCTGCAGGTCACATCCCCAGCAGCTCACATCCTGAGCAGGTCACAGTCCCTGCAGGTCACCTCTAACCCAGGTCTATCAAAACTCACATCCTGATTGGAGTCTGTTACAGGTCACCCaaccaggaggaggaggcagaggaaatgttctataagcagctggaggctttcTTAGGATCTTCAggccttgtccttgtgggggactttcacctgccagacatctgctgggaactcaactcagcagagaggaggcagtgcaGAAGGTTCCTGGAGCCTCTTGAGGAcggcctcctgctgcagcttctgagTGAGCCTGCCGTGGGCCAGGCTGGGCTTGATCTGCTGTTGTCACATAGAGAGGGGCtggcagaggtgtggtggggggaggctgtctagggtgcagtgaccacGAGGCAGTGGAGTTTGCAATGTGCAGGGAGATAAGGAGGAGCAAtagcagaaggagcagcagtaGCAGAAGCCTCACCTTGGGCTTCCAGAGGGCAAACCTCAGCTTGTTGAAGCAACTTATtaggaaagttccctgggtagcAGCCcctaagaacaaaggggtccaggagggttggacctgcttcaaacaggagctcctgaaggcacaggaactgcaGCTCCCACGTGCCAAAAGATGAGCCCAAGAGGAAGGCCTGGATGGGCAAAGAGCtcctgaaggaattaagggagaaaaagaggggaaatcaCCTTGGGAAAGAGGGGAGGCAACTCCAGATacatttaaggatgttgttagttAGACCATgttagaaaaaaatcagagaggcAAAAGCTCAGCTAGAACTGAAACTGctcactgctgtgaaagatggataataaaaagcattttcataaatattttaatgctaaaaagagagGCAAGATAAACCTCCACTCCTGATTGGACCTGGAGGGGAACACTGTaaccaaagatgaggaaaaggctgaagtgCTAAACACCTTCTGTGCCTCAGTGttcaacagcaaggcaggaggacatcAGGACAACTGACCTCCTGAgctggtagatggggtcagggagtgGTGTAGTATCCGTGACTTCCAGGAGGAATTAGTTCAGGACTTGATGAGCCACctggatactcacaagtccatgggactggatgggatccatcctagggtgctgagagagctggcagaggagctggcagagcagctggcagaggagctggccaagcctctctccatcgtTTTCCgccagtcctggctcaccacAGAGGTCCCAGAtggctggaagctggccaaggtgatgcccatccacaggaagggctggctggaggatcctggaaactccaggcctggcagcctgacctcagtgccagggaaagttaTGGAGCAGAACGTCCTGGGGGCGATCACTGAGCACCTGCAGGACagccaagggatcaggtccagccagcatggatttaggaggggcaggtcctgcctcaccaacctgatcttagTCTGTGCTCAGGGGAGTGCCTgctggatgtggggcaggctgtggatgaagtctgcctggacttcagcaagaccTTTGGCACTATCCCCcatggcaaactcctggccaagctggcagcttgtggctaggacaggagcactctgggCTGGGTTAGGAACTAGCTGGCGGGCaggacccagagagtggtggagaatggtgcccagagagtggtggtgaatggtgcccagagagtggtggtgaatggtgcccagagagtgatggtgaatggtgcccaaaGAATGGTGgagaatggtgcccagagagtagaggtgaatggtgcccagagaatGGTGgagaatggtgcccagagagtggaaGCGAATGGTGCCCAGAAagtggtggtgagtggtgccacatccagctggcagccaggcactggtgctgtcccccagggatcagtgctgcaccccatcctgttcaatatcttcattgGTGATCTGGAGGAGGGcattgagtcagtcatcagtgaacttgcagatgacaccaagctgggagcagttgATCTGTcagagggtaggaggctctgcagagggaccttgacaggctggacaggtgggcagagtccaacaggatggcattcaatgAGTcccagtgccaggtgctgcacttcggccacaacaaccccaggcagtgctccaggctggggacagagtggctgagagcagcaggcagaaagggacctgggggtgttggatggcagcagctgaacaggagccagcagtgtgcccaggtggccaaggaggccgatggcatcctggcctggatcagcaacagtgcgaccagcaggaacagggaactcatcctgctctgtgcccagcactggtgaggccacaccttgagtgctgaatccagttctgggctcctcaacttcaggacattgagagacttgaagatgtccagagaagggcaaggaggctggggaggggtctggggcacaaggctggggaggggtctgcagCACAAGGccggggaggggtctggagcacaaggctggggaggggtctggagcacaaggctggggaggggtctggggcacaaggccagggaggggtctggagcacaaggctggggaggggtctggggcacaaggctggggaggggtctggagcacaggactggggagggggtctggagcacaaggctggggaggggtctgcagcacagccctgtgaggagaggctgagggggctgggggtgttcagcctggagaggagaaggaggatcagggtgacctcattgctgcctacaactccctgaggggaggttgtaccCGGGgcgggggttgggctctgctcccaggcacccagcaccagaacaagagggcactgcctcaagctgtgccaggggaggtttaggctggaggtgaggagagagttgttagaggttggaatgcgctgcccagggaggtggaggagtcacatccctggaggtgttcagcaggGGactggctgtggcacttggtgccagggCATAAGGCCGTGGGTGacagcttggacttgatgacccttgaggtcttttccaacctgattgatgcTGTGATCCCCAGCAGGTCACAGCTCTTCACCCAGCACAGAGGGCAGCGCCAAGCCCTGTGCCAGAAGcttctgaaggagctgtggcagcGCCAAAGGCTTgaccagagcccaggcaggtgCTGCCCACGGCCCTGCCCACACCACCACATGGGCAccgtgctgcagagcagagcagggtagGGCAGACAGgacctgcccctgcccagcccctgcctcctGGGCCCAACCCTTGGCACCCTGCTGTGTGCCATGGCATGGCCCTCAGGATACCCTGCTCCCTGGGCTGGCACCCAGCTCAGACTGGCaggcctggagctgcccaggccagcctggccctgcctgTCGGTTGGCATCACCCCCAGCCTCCAGGgcccctgcagctccagacGCTCCTGGACActgcccctgggcaccctgccccgggtgcccctgctggagctggcatgGGGCTGGGTGGGCTCCAGAGGTGCCCCTGACCCCTAGGGTGGGGCTGAGGCTTTCCAGGaccccagcccagggctggaggtgcccaaggccaggctgtgccAAGCCCCAGAGGCTGCCCATGCCCAGGCTGGGGTCTGAGCCCGGTGCTCCCTCCCcatgcccccagcccagcagcagctccagtggcTCTGATTGGTACCAGTTTTATTCtgggggaggggctggggagggggtcaCAGGATGGGGAAAATTCACAAAACCCTCAGGTTTTGCCTCAAAAGTGCCCaagtgctggggaggggctggggctgagcccccCCGGGTCACAGCCCCCCCAGGACACAGCCACCAGCGTTTGGTCCCTGCTTGGAGCCCCACAGCACCCCCCATGCCAGGGTAGGGGGCAGAGGGGCACAg of the Indicator indicator isolate 239-I01 unplaced genomic scaffold, UM_Iind_1.1 iindUn_scaffold_99, whole genome shotgun sequence genome contains:
- the LOC128980293 gene encoding tripartite motif-containing protein 3-like — encoded protein: VFSSEGQFRLRFGVRGRSPGQLQRPTGVTVDTNGDIIIADYDNRWVSVFSPEGKFKSKIGAGRLLGPKGVAVDRNGHIVVVDNKACSVLTFQPSGKLLTKFGTRGTADKQFAGPHFVAVNNKNEIVVTDFHNHSVKVYSADGEFLFKFGSHGEGNGQFNAPTGVAVDANGNIIVADWGNSRIQVFDSSGSFLSYINTTADPLYGPQGLALAPDGHVLVADSGNHCFKAYRYLQ